The following proteins come from a genomic window of Sorex araneus isolate mSorAra2 chromosome 1, mSorAra2.pri, whole genome shotgun sequence:
- the LHX3 gene encoding LIM/homeobox protein Lhx3 isoform X2, with product MLLETELQGERDGPGAPAAAICAFGGPQEIPLCAGCDQHILDRFILKALDRHWHSKCLKCSDCHTPLAERCFSRGESVYCKDDFFKRFGTKCAACQLGIPPTQVVRRAQDFVYHLHCFSCVVCKRQLATGDEFYLMEDSRLVCKADYETAKQREAEATAKRPRTTITAKQLETLKSAYNTSPKPARHVREQLSSETGLDMRVVQVWFQNRRAKEKRLKKDAGRQRWGQYFRSMKRSRAGARPGKDSVQDEAPDSDAEVSFTDEPPVADMGPANGLYGGLGEPTPGLGRPAGAPGSFPLEHGGLAGPEQYRELRPGSPFGVAPSPVLPSLAGPQPLLSSLVYPDASLGLVPAGASGAPPPLRALTGNGPSSDLSTGSSGGYPDFPASPASWLDEVEHAQF from the exons ATGCTGCTGGAGACGGAGCTGCAGGGAGAACGAGACGGGCCTGGGGCCCCGGCCGCTGCCATCTGCGCCTTCGGCGGGCCCCAGG AGATCCCGTTGTGCGCCGGCTGCGACCAGCACATCCTGGACCGCTTCATCCTCAAGGCGCTGGACCGACACTGGCACAGCAAATGCCTCAAATGCAGCGACTGCCACACGCCGCTGGCCGAGCGCTGCTTCAGCCGCGGGGAGAGCGTCTACTGCAAGGACGACTTCTTCAA GCGCTTCGGGACCAAGTGTGCCGCATGCCAGCTGGGCATCCCGCCCACGCAGGTGGTGCGCCGCGCCCAGGACTTCGTGTACCACCTGCACTGCTTCTCCTGCGTCGTGTGCAAGCGACAGCTGGCCACGGGCGACGAGTTCTACCTCATGGAGGACAGCCGGCTGGTGTGCAAGGCCGACTACGAGACGGCCAAGCAGCGAG AGGCCGAGGCCACCGCCAAGCGGCCGCGCACGACCATCACGGCCAAGCAGCTGGAGACGCTGAAGAGCGCGTACAACACGTCGCCCAAGCCCGCGCGCCACGTGCGCGAGCAGCTCTCGTCCGAGACCGGCCTGGACATGCGGGTCGTGCAG gtgTGGTTCCAGAACCGCCGGGCCAAGGAGAAGAGGCTGAAGAAGGACGCGGGCCGGCAGCGCTGGGGTCAGTACTTCCGCAGCATGAAGCGCTCCCGGGCCGGCGCGCGGCCCGGCAAGGACAGCGTCCAGGACGAAGCGCCCGACAGCGACGCCGAGGTCTCCTTCACCG ACGAGCCACCCGTGGCTGACATGGGCCCCGCCAATGGCCTCTACGGTGGCCTGGGGGAGCCCACCCCGGGCCTGGGCCGGCCCGCAGGAGCCCCCGGCAGCTTCCCGCTGGAGCACGGCGGCCTGGCCGGCCCCGAGCAGTACCGTGAGCTGCGCCCGGGCAGCCCCTTCGGCGTGGCCCCCTCCCCGGTTCTGCCCAGCCtggctggcccccagcccctgctctccaGCCTGGTGTACCCCGATGCCAGCCTGGGTCTCGTGCCCGCCGGGGCCTCCggggcgcccccgcccctgcGGGCACTGACTGGGAACGGGCCCAGCTCCGACCTGTCCACGGGGAGCAGCGGGGGCTACCCCGACTTcccagccagccctgcctcctggctGGACGAGGTGGAGCACGCCCAGTTCTGA
- the LHX3 gene encoding LIM/homeobox protein Lhx3 isoform X1 — protein MEARGERGAARDAAGGDLLLALLARREDLRREIPLCAGCDQHILDRFILKALDRHWHSKCLKCSDCHTPLAERCFSRGESVYCKDDFFKRFGTKCAACQLGIPPTQVVRRAQDFVYHLHCFSCVVCKRQLATGDEFYLMEDSRLVCKADYETAKQREAEATAKRPRTTITAKQLETLKSAYNTSPKPARHVREQLSSETGLDMRVVQVWFQNRRAKEKRLKKDAGRQRWGQYFRSMKRSRAGARPGKDSVQDEAPDSDAEVSFTDEPPVADMGPANGLYGGLGEPTPGLGRPAGAPGSFPLEHGGLAGPEQYRELRPGSPFGVAPSPVLPSLAGPQPLLSSLVYPDASLGLVPAGASGAPPPLRALTGNGPSSDLSTGSSGGYPDFPASPASWLDEVEHAQF, from the exons ATGGAGGCGCGCGGGGAGCGCGGCGCTGCGCGGGACGCGGCGGGCGGGGACCTGCTGCTGGCACTGCTGGCGCGGCGCGAGGACCTGCGGCGAG AGATCCCGTTGTGCGCCGGCTGCGACCAGCACATCCTGGACCGCTTCATCCTCAAGGCGCTGGACCGACACTGGCACAGCAAATGCCTCAAATGCAGCGACTGCCACACGCCGCTGGCCGAGCGCTGCTTCAGCCGCGGGGAGAGCGTCTACTGCAAGGACGACTTCTTCAA GCGCTTCGGGACCAAGTGTGCCGCATGCCAGCTGGGCATCCCGCCCACGCAGGTGGTGCGCCGCGCCCAGGACTTCGTGTACCACCTGCACTGCTTCTCCTGCGTCGTGTGCAAGCGACAGCTGGCCACGGGCGACGAGTTCTACCTCATGGAGGACAGCCGGCTGGTGTGCAAGGCCGACTACGAGACGGCCAAGCAGCGAG AGGCCGAGGCCACCGCCAAGCGGCCGCGCACGACCATCACGGCCAAGCAGCTGGAGACGCTGAAGAGCGCGTACAACACGTCGCCCAAGCCCGCGCGCCACGTGCGCGAGCAGCTCTCGTCCGAGACCGGCCTGGACATGCGGGTCGTGCAG gtgTGGTTCCAGAACCGCCGGGCCAAGGAGAAGAGGCTGAAGAAGGACGCGGGCCGGCAGCGCTGGGGTCAGTACTTCCGCAGCATGAAGCGCTCCCGGGCCGGCGCGCGGCCCGGCAAGGACAGCGTCCAGGACGAAGCGCCCGACAGCGACGCCGAGGTCTCCTTCACCG ACGAGCCACCCGTGGCTGACATGGGCCCCGCCAATGGCCTCTACGGTGGCCTGGGGGAGCCCACCCCGGGCCTGGGCCGGCCCGCAGGAGCCCCCGGCAGCTTCCCGCTGGAGCACGGCGGCCTGGCCGGCCCCGAGCAGTACCGTGAGCTGCGCCCGGGCAGCCCCTTCGGCGTGGCCCCCTCCCCGGTTCTGCCCAGCCtggctggcccccagcccctgctctccaGCCTGGTGTACCCCGATGCCAGCCTGGGTCTCGTGCCCGCCGGGGCCTCCggggcgcccccgcccctgcGGGCACTGACTGGGAACGGGCCCAGCTCCGACCTGTCCACGGGGAGCAGCGGGGGCTACCCCGACTTcccagccagccctgcctcctggctGGACGAGGTGGAGCACGCCCAGTTCTGA